Within Candidatus Eisenbacteria bacterium, the genomic segment CGCTCATCAGCGAGAAATGCGGGCTTCGTCTGGAGAGACTGACCGGAGGCATCGCGGGGGGCACGCTTCGCTTCTGCTACGTGAAGGCCGCTCCGGTCCTGAACGAACCACCCCTCCGAAGGCACGAAGGAGAAGAGGCGCTCGCGGTTCTGAAGGGTTCGCTCGAGGTGGTCGTGGGGGACGATCGCTACCGGCTGAGGAGCGGGGACAGTCTTCATTTCCGGTCGAACCGGCCCCACGTCTTCTACTCGAACACTCGGAGCGGCGCCG encodes:
- a CDS encoding helix-turn-helix transcriptional regulator, with translation MTLKEVENLSGVSMTHTSQIERGMTSPTVGALEKLAKALDRTTSYFIEEEILEEASHRSKSDRSALISEKCGLRLERLTGGIAGGTLRFCYVKAAPVLNEPPLRRHEGEEALAVLKGSLEVVVGDDRYRLRSGDSLHFRSNRPHVFYSNTRSGAEAIWVSTADPVF